From the genome of Treponema denticola:
TGACTCATATAATGAATCCATATATTGTCTTTTTCGGTATAAATATCATGTTTTCGGCACCAATAATCCGGATGATATTCATACTGTTCATTTTTATTGTGGAAATACTTATAGTCATGGACTGCAATTTTTATATTTTCTCTTTTTAATCCATGTTTAATCAAATCAGCTACAAGATAATTTACCGTTGCGCCAGAATCGAAAATATCATCTACCAACAAAACGGAAGCATCCGGTTTTAACTTACTCGGCGGGAATGTCCAGCCGTCAAGTATAACATCTGCATTATCATGAACACCTGAATATGAGTGAGCAACAACTGTAGAGTATAAA
Proteins encoded in this window:
- a CDS encoding phosphoribosyltransferase; this encodes MKEFLTYNTVRDNGLILARKMYDEGYIPDIIYASMRGGAYLANVISEFFKIAYKDEKKILYSTVVAHSYSGVHDNADVILDGWTFPPSKLKPDASVLLVDDIFDSGATVNYLVADLIKHGLKRENIKIAVHDYKYFHNKNEQYEYHPDYWCRKHDIYTEKDNIWIHYMSHELVGLSVSELEENYYSKNPLLRSVFKGLIN